A genomic window from Sceloporus undulatus isolate JIND9_A2432 ecotype Alabama chromosome 9, SceUnd_v1.1, whole genome shotgun sequence includes:
- the DHDDS gene encoding dehydrodolichyl diphosphate synthase complex subunit DHDDS, producing MSWIREGELSLLEKFCASVLKAGPMPKHIAFIMDGNRRYAQKHKVKKLEGHSQGFAKLAQTLQWCLSLGIREVTVYAFSIENFKRSQEEVDGLMQLARQKFARLLEEQENLEKHGVCVRILGDLPLLPQDIQELIAKVVLATKHYNTCFLNIAFAYTSRQEISNAVKELAWGVEEGLLQPSDVSESLIDKCLYSSKSPHPDILIRTSGEVRLSDFMLWQTSHSCLVFQPVLWPDYSFWNLWEAILRFQMNYNTLQKARDLYVEERKWQQMENDKACILEKLKEEGSASCADAQRRRTLLQELRAKREERVQGFLEALENKRMDFLEKLTMVSA from the exons ATGTCATGGATAAGAGAAGGAGAACTGTCCCTCTTGGAGAAATTCTGTGCCAGTGTCTTAAAG GCAGGGCCAATGCCAAAACACATTGCGTTCATCATGGATGGCAACCGCCGCTATGCCCAGAAGCATAAAGTGAAGAAACTGGAAGGACATTCACAGGGATTTGCAAAACTTGCACAG ACACTGCAGTGGTGCCTGAGTCTGGGTATTCGGGAAGTCACAGTTTATGCCTTTAGTATTGAGAATTTCAAGAGATCCCAAGAAGAAGTAGATGGCCTGATGCAACTGGCAAGACAAAAGTTTGCTCGTCTTCTAGAAGAACA GGAGAACTTGGAGAAACATGGAGTGTGCGTTCGAATCCTTGGGGATCTGCCCCTCCTGCCGCAAGATATTCAGGAACTAATTGCCAAGGTTGTGCTGGCCACAAAACACTACAACAC gtgtttCTTGAACATTGCCTTTGCATATACATCGAGACAAGAAATCAGCAATGCAGTGAAAGAGCTGGCTTGGGGTGTTGAGGAAGGGCTGCTTCAACCCAG tGATGTGTCAGAATCATTAATAGATAAATGCCTTTATAGCTCCAAATCTCCGCACCCTGACATACTGATCAGAACCTCCGGAGAGGTCCGGCTTAGTGATTTCATGCTCTGGCAG ACATCTCATTCTTGCCTAGTGTTCCAACCTGTGTTGTGGCCAGACTACTCCTTCTGGAATTTATGGGAAGCTATCCTTCGGTTCCAGATGAATTATAATACTTTACAG AAAGCCAGGGATTTATACGTGGAAGAAAGGAAGTGGCAGCAGATGGAAAATGACAAGGCCTGCATCTTGGAGAAGCTGAAAGAGGAAGGATCTGCATCCTGTGCAGATGCTCAGAGACGGCGGACACTCCTGCAAGAATTAAGGGCTAAACGGGAAGAGCGGGTCCAAGGATTTCTGGAGGCCCTGGAGAACAAAAGAATGGACTTCCTTGAAAAACTGACTATGGTATCAGCATGA